One Aegilops tauschii subsp. strangulata cultivar AL8/78 chromosome 7, Aet v6.0, whole genome shotgun sequence genomic window carries:
- the LOC109749037 gene encoding stromal cell-derived factor 2-like protein, producing the protein MAASVLALAVALLLGASSRVDHGAAAAPVSEEGLQVTYGSTVKLMHEKTKVRLHSHDVAYGSGSGQQSVTGFPEIDDSNSYWIVRPTLDSSAKQGDAVETGSIIRLQHMRTRKWLHSHLHASPLSGNLEVSCFGGDGQSDTGDYWRLEIEGKDKVWKRDQKVRLRHVDTGGYLHSHNKKYNRLGGGQQEVCGVRDKRAENIWSTAEGVYLPVDESK; encoded by the exons ATGGCCGCGTCCGTCCTCGCGCTCGCCGTGGCGCTCCTCCTCGGCGCCAGCTCCCGGGTCGACCACGGCGCGGCCGCCGCCCCCGTGTCGGAAGAGGGGCTCCAG GTGACCTACGGGAGCACGGTGAAGCTGATGCACGAGAAGACCAAGGTGAGGCTTCACTCGCACGACGTGGCCTACGGCTCTGGCAGCGGCCAGCAGTCCGTCACCGGCTTTCCTGAAATCGACGACTCCAATAGCTACTGG ATCGTGAGGCCTACTCTTGATTCATCAGCCAAACAAGGTGATGCTGTTGAAACTGGTAGCATCATCAGGTTGCAACACATGAGGACACGGAAATGGTTACATAGCCACTTGCATGCTTCACCATTATCTGGTAACCTAGAG GTTAGCTGTTTTGGTGGGGATGGACAATCAGATACCGGTGACTATTGGAG GCTTGAAATTGAGGGAAAGGACAAGGTATGGAAGCGAGATCAGAAGGTAAGATTGCGCCATGTTGATACGGGAGGCTATCTGCACAGTCACAACAAGAAGTATAACAGGCTTGGTGGTGGGCAGCAAGAG GTCTGTGGTGTCCGGGACAAGCGAGCTGAGAATATTTGGTCGACAGCGGAGGGCGTTTATCTCCCAGTCGATGAAAGCAAGTGA
- the LOC109749036 gene encoding probable dolichyl-diphosphooligosaccharide--protein glycosyltransferase subunit 3, whose protein sequence is MAISPRLLLPLLLAAAAASAFAGANDLVGELQSLRSRSPAGVIHLTDTSVTRFLSSPAPRPYSVLVFFDATSLHSKTDLHLPQLRREFALLSASFHANNPDSSDLFFADIEFSESQHSFSQFGVNSLPHVRLIRPEHSRLADSEQMDQSHFSRLADSMVEFVEARTGLEVGPIVRPPLVSRNQMILLGLLFLISIPFGIKRIMEGDTLLHDRKLWMAGALFVYFFSVSGGMYGIIRHTPMFITDREDPNKLVFFYQGSGMQLGAEGFAVGFLYTLVGLMIAVVTHLLVKVESLQTQRFAMLAVMAIGWWAVRKVIYLDNWKTGYGIHTFWPSSWR, encoded by the coding sequence ATGGCGATCTccccccgcctcctcctcccgctcctcctcgcggcggcggccgcctCCGCCTTCGCCGGCGCCAACGACCTGGTCGGCGAGCTCCAGTCCCTCCGCTCCCGCTCCCCCGCCGGCGTGATCCACCTCACCGACACCTCCGTCACCCGCTTCCTCTCCTCGCCGGCCCCGCGCCCCTACTCCGTCCTCGTCTTCTTCGACGCCACCTCGCTCCACTCCAAGACCGACCTCCACCTCCCCCAGCTCCGCCGCGAGTTCGCGCTCCTCTCCGCCTCCTTCCACGCCAACAACCCCGACTCCTCCGACCTCTTCTTCGCCGACATCGAGTTCTCCGAGTCGCAGCACTCCTTCTCCCAGTTCGGCGTCAACTCCCTCCCCCACGTCCGCCTCATCCGCCCGGAGCACTCCCGCCTCGCCGACTCGGAGCAGATGGACCAGTCCCACTTCTCCCGCCTCGCCGACTCCATGGTCGAGTTCGTGGAGGCCCGCACCGGCCTCGAGGTCGGCCCCATCGTCCGCCCGCCTCTCGTCTCCCGCAACCAGATGATCCTGCTCGGCCTCTTGTTCCTGATCTCCATCCCGTTCGGGATCAAGAGGATCATGGAAGGGGACACCCTGCTTCATGACCGCAAGCTTTGGATGGCCGGGGCGCTGTTCGTCTACTTCTTCAGCGTCTCAGGGGGCATGTACGGGATCATCAGGCATACGCCCATGTTCATCACCGACCGGGAGGATCCAAACAAGCTCGTCTTCTTCTACCAGGGCTCAGGGATGCAGCTCGGCGCAGAGGGGTTTGCTGTCGGTTTCCTGTACACCCTCGTGGGGCTGATGATAGCTGTGGTGACACACTTGCTGGTGAAGGTGGAGAGCCTGCAGACACAGCGATTTGCGATGCTGGCAGTCATGGCCATCGGGTGGTGGGCAGTCAGGAAGGTGATTTACCTGGATAACTGGAAGACTGGGTACGGCATTCATACCTTCTGGCCGAGTAGCTGGAGGTAA